Proteins from a genomic interval of Pseudodesulfovibrio nedwellii:
- a CDS encoding manganese-dependent inorganic pyrophosphatase, with translation MAILVVGHKNPDTDTVASAIAAADLYSKRGMEAKAITQGEIAPESVFVLEKFGVAAPEIVTDATDQQIILVDHTDISQTIDNLDKGELLAVVDHHKLGDITTSGPLEMWVWPVGCTGTVLKNMYDFYNVEMPANIAGILLCAILSDTVMFKSVTCTDADKEAVAALAKIAGVDDVMALGMEMFKVKSAVDGASPSELVFRDYKDFDMNGNKVGIGQLEVVDLSMLDAHKEALQAEIEKVKADGRHSVFLLLTDIMKEGSEMLIASDDISVVEKAFGIAPEGSSVYLDGVMSRKKQVAPNFIKAFEG, from the coding sequence ATGGCTATTTTGGTTGTTGGACACAAAAACCCCGATACCGACACTGTCGCTTCCGCGATTGCTGCCGCTGATCTGTACTCAAAACGTGGCATGGAAGCCAAAGCTATCACCCAGGGCGAAATCGCTCCTGAGTCTGTTTTCGTTCTCGAAAAGTTCGGCGTTGCCGCTCCCGAGATCGTTACCGATGCTACTGATCAGCAGATTATTCTGGTTGACCACACTGACATTTCTCAGACCATCGACAATCTGGATAAGGGTGAACTCCTTGCCGTCGTCGACCATCACAAGCTGGGTGACATCACCACTTCCGGTCCGCTGGAAATGTGGGTTTGGCCCGTGGGCTGTACCGGTACTGTTCTGAAGAACATGTATGATTTCTACAATGTAGAAATGCCTGCGAACATCGCTGGTATCCTGCTGTGTGCCATCTTGAGCGACACTGTCATGTTCAAGTCCGTCACCTGCACCGATGCTGACAAGGAAGCTGTCGCAGCTCTGGCCAAAATCGCTGGTGTTGACGATGTCATGGCTCTGGGCATGGAAATGTTCAAGGTCAAATCCGCTGTCGACGGCGCAAGCCCGAGCGAGTTGGTTTTCCGTGACTACAAAGATTTCGATATGAATGGCAACAAGGTTGGCATTGGCCAGCTGGAAGTTGTTGATCTGTCCATGTTGGATGCTCACAAGGAAGCTCTTCAGGCTGAAATCGAAAAAGTCAAAGCAGACGGTCGTCACTCTGTCTTCCTGCTCTTGACTGATATCATGAAAGAAGGTTCCGAGATGCTCATCGCTTCCGACGACATTTCTGTTGTCGAGAAAGCCTTTGGCATTGCTCCCGAAGGTTCCTCTGTATATCTCGACGGCGTGATGAGCCGTAAGAAACAGGTTGCCCCCAACTTCATTAAGGCCTTCGAAGGCTAG
- a CDS encoding PTS sugar transporter subunit IIC, with translation MVCHGRFFFALFSLFRYSISIGLLERPLVIGLFWGAFSGDYTTSLYIAIFFELLWLDLIPVGTFIPPHLTAATFSALSLTTFFGLEHPARIMGVLFASMPLAWLGARVEMMIRDQEQGSYNRLLNWARNPETHNLPATLIMKSMARTFVMSGLSFFIAILVIKQCMQLIFSVYPGFLTSIDITWAHLWVAATLGGLMALRVKRAYAVLTTGISLFVLFLVWSRF, from the coding sequence ATGGTTTGCCATGGTCGCTTTTTTTTTGCCCTGTTTTCTCTGTTTAGGTATTCAATCAGTATAGGACTTCTTGAACGTCCACTCGTCATAGGCCTTTTTTGGGGGGCCTTTAGTGGCGATTATACAACCAGCCTTTACATCGCAATCTTTTTTGAGCTCCTGTGGCTCGATCTCATACCTGTCGGAACATTCATCCCGCCACATTTGACAGCTGCTACTTTTTCAGCACTTTCTCTGACAACATTTTTTGGTCTGGAGCATCCAGCTCGGATAATGGGCGTCCTTTTTGCCAGCATGCCACTCGCATGGCTTGGTGCCAGGGTTGAAATGATGATTCGTGATCAGGAGCAGGGGAGTTATAATCGATTGTTGAATTGGGCACGTAATCCTGAAACACACAATCTACCTGCAACATTGATTATGAAATCCATGGCACGTACTTTTGTCATGTCTGGTTTGTCCTTTTTTATCGCCATTCTTGTCATCAAACAATGTATGCAACTTATTTTTTCTGTATATCCAGGTTTTCTCACATCCATTGATATCACATGGGCACACTTGTGGGTTGCAGCCACTCTTGGTGGATTAATGGCTCTTCGAGTGAAACGGGCGTATGCCGTCTTGACTACTGGAATAAGTCTTTTTGTCCTTTTCTTAGTTTGGAGCCGTTTTTAG
- a CDS encoding PTS sugar transporter subunit IIB, whose protein sequence is MILVRIDNRLIHGQIIETWLPYTSANQIIVANDELSHDILQQEIMSLAIPQTVDSSFVSVDALHDAINQIGSNGEHIIVLFSNCADAKRAYEAGFDFDMLNIGNVHYSPGKKQISPSVALSDEDENCLKLLNRKGVKLDFRCVPNDPVQVRFES, encoded by the coding sequence GTGATTCTTGTTCGTATTGACAACCGCTTGATTCACGGCCAGATTATTGAGACATGGCTTCCCTATACGAGTGCGAATCAGATCATTGTCGCCAATGATGAATTATCACACGATATTCTACAGCAAGAAATAATGTCGCTAGCCATTCCGCAAACTGTGGACAGTTCTTTTGTCAGTGTGGATGCTCTCCACGATGCCATCAATCAAATTGGATCCAACGGAGAACATATTATTGTTCTTTTCTCTAATTGTGCAGATGCAAAAAGAGCTTATGAAGCCGGATTTGATTTTGACATGCTGAATATAGGCAACGTCCATTATAGCCCTGGTAAAAAACAAATTTCTCCAAGTGTCGCATTATCAGATGAGGACGAGAATTGTCTCAAACTTCTCAATCGAAAAGGTGTAAAACTTGATTTCAGGTGTGTTCCCAATGACCCGGTTCAGGTGAGGTTTGAGTCATGA
- a CDS encoding PTS sugar transporter subunit IIA, whose protein sequence is MALKSDKKDAMVGIVLVTHGTFGDTLLDAAKMVMGKQENCLAVGIDVDKSVDETMEAVRKAIQTVENGKGVVALTDLFGGSPTTMSLSLMKSENLEVITGVNLPMLVATLQSRKMNLNALAEKAKTAGRQGIKVAGAMLRKKTKK, encoded by the coding sequence ATGGCTTTAAAGTCTGATAAAAAAGATGCAATGGTTGGCATCGTCTTGGTAACCCACGGTACGTTCGGGGATACTTTGCTTGATGCGGCAAAAATGGTCATGGGCAAACAAGAGAATTGTTTGGCTGTGGGGATTGATGTCGATAAAAGTGTGGATGAAACCATGGAGGCCGTCAGAAAGGCTATACAGACCGTGGAAAACGGAAAGGGCGTTGTCGCTCTTACGGATCTGTTTGGTGGTTCACCCACCACTATGAGTCTTTCTCTTATGAAATCTGAGAATCTTGAAGTCATTACAGGCGTCAATCTGCCAATGTTGGTAGCAACCCTGCAATCGCGCAAAATGAATTTGAATGCTCTGGCCGAAAAGGCGAAAACTGCAGGACGGCAGGGCATCAAGGTCGCGGGCGCAATGCTTCGAAAAAAAACGAAGAAATAG
- the rapZ gene encoding RNase adapter RapZ, which produces MTPSNSFPVVIVTGLSGSGKSTALNVFEDLGFFCIDGLPSEMSPKIADLILKFDSQYRGLALGMDLRQLEFVDGWGQALRDFHELGITPQVLFLEARMNELVRRYATTRRPHPLESKNLGLEQALEQEKELLDPVRNGAALVLDTTNYSIHDLRRVIQTKWSAIEEVGRGMRVHLISFGFKYGVPSEADLVFDLRFLPNPYFDEKLRSLSGMDESIAQYVLGSGVGNEFERRFLDFLSYMLPLYADEGRYRITLALGCTGGRHRSVSVGESVLATLKKKGYTVSIEHRHMELG; this is translated from the coding sequence GTGACGCCTTCCAATTCTTTTCCCGTAGTCATTGTGACCGGGCTTTCCGGTTCTGGAAAAAGCACAGCCCTCAATGTTTTTGAGGATCTGGGTTTTTTCTGTATTGACGGCTTGCCTTCTGAGATGTCGCCTAAAATTGCGGACCTTATTTTAAAATTTGATTCCCAATATCGAGGGCTGGCCCTTGGCATGGATTTGCGGCAACTCGAATTTGTGGATGGTTGGGGGCAGGCTTTACGGGATTTTCATGAATTAGGAATTACCCCTCAGGTTTTATTTCTTGAAGCACGGATGAATGAACTTGTCCGGCGTTATGCCACAACTCGTCGGCCACATCCTCTGGAAAGCAAGAACCTTGGCCTGGAACAGGCGCTTGAACAGGAAAAGGAACTCCTAGATCCTGTCCGAAACGGTGCCGCTTTGGTGCTTGATACAACAAATTATTCTATCCACGATCTTCGACGCGTAATTCAGACCAAATGGTCTGCCATTGAAGAAGTAGGCCGTGGCATGCGAGTACATCTCATTTCGTTTGGCTTCAAATACGGTGTCCCGTCAGAAGCTGATTTAGTTTTTGATCTACGATTTTTGCCTAATCCTTATTTTGACGAAAAACTCAGGTCACTTTCCGGTATGGATGAATCCATTGCCCAGTATGTTCTTGGCAGTGGTGTTGGCAATGAATTTGAAAGACGTTTCCTCGACTTTTTGAGCTACATGCTCCCTTTGTACGCCGATGAAGGGCGATACCGGATTACCTTGGCACTTGGGTGTACTGGTGGCCGGCATCGGTCGGTTTCAGTGGGAGAGTCCGTACTGGCGACCCTGAAGAAAAAAGGGTATACTGTTTCGATTGAACATCGACATATGGAACTTGGATAA
- a CDS encoding PTS sugar transporter subunit IIA encodes MKLGDYLAKDFVLPELLSENKSDTLKELIAPLGVKYPEMDTDLAVRVLLDREQLGTTGIGDGIAIPHGKLENLEKVIVLVGRSFKGIEFDALDQKPCFIFFLVLAPEQAAGLHLRILAQISRLLKDKTFRQSLLEADGSEELWGLLKSV; translated from the coding sequence ATGAAACTTGGTGATTACCTGGCGAAGGACTTTGTCCTTCCCGAACTTCTGTCCGAAAACAAATCGGACACACTGAAAGAACTTATCGCCCCGTTAGGGGTTAAATATCCAGAGATGGACACGGACCTCGCGGTCCGTGTCCTTCTCGACCGTGAACAACTGGGAACCACCGGAATTGGTGACGGCATAGCTATCCCTCACGGTAAATTGGAGAATCTGGAAAAGGTTATTGTTCTCGTGGGTCGAAGTTTTAAGGGGATCGAATTTGATGCCCTTGACCAAAAGCCTTGCTTCATCTTTTTTCTCGTGCTGGCACCGGAGCAGGCGGCTGGGTTGCATTTGCGTATATTGGCCCAAATTTCCCGATTGTTGAAAGATAAAACCTTTCGTCAATCCTTACTTGAAGCTGACGGTTCCGAGGAGTTGTGGGGGCTTCTCAAAAGTGTATAA
- the hpf gene encoding ribosome hibernation-promoting factor, HPF/YfiA family, translating to MNISFTFKNFEPSDHLKGYAKKRFEKVARYVSDSEADLQVNLLVDKFRHKADVLLNSDRIHISAYEASEDMYSTIDMVLDKLEAQLRKMREKMKSRSKQGRGNKMVQMNVLSYEDLPSESEPTIVGTDEYVPKPMSVDEAAMQLDSLENEFLVFRNAETEGVNVIYKRKNGDYGLIDPGY from the coding sequence ATGAACATTAGCTTCACTTTCAAGAACTTTGAGCCGTCCGATCATCTCAAGGGATACGCTAAGAAGCGTTTTGAAAAAGTAGCAAGATACGTTTCCGATTCGGAGGCCGATCTCCAGGTAAATCTGTTGGTCGACAAATTTCGCCATAAGGCGGACGTTCTTTTGAATTCGGATCGCATTCACATATCGGCCTATGAGGCTTCTGAAGATATGTATTCCACCATTGATATGGTGCTGGACAAGCTGGAAGCCCAGTTGCGCAAAATGCGTGAGAAAATGAAGAGCCGTTCAAAGCAGGGGCGTGGCAACAAGATGGTACAGATGAATGTATTATCCTATGAAGATCTGCCCAGTGAATCTGAGCCCACTATAGTTGGCACTGATGAGTATGTACCGAAACCAATGTCCGTTGATGAAGCTGCCATGCAGCTTGATTCTCTTGAGAATGAATTCTTGGTGTTCCGTAACGCCGAAACCGAAGGCGTTAATGTTATCTATAAAAGAAAAAATGGCGATTACGGCCTGATTGATCCTGGATACTAA
- the rpoN gene encoding RNA polymerase factor sigma-54, with amino-acid sequence MGLELRQQLKLSQQLVMTPQLQQAIKLLQLSRLELLETVQQELMENPFLEEKETEADVSEPAEVLTESQAEEELVRNADWENYLGEFSSTSKQATGRDSEIPEEGMSFEARLASKPSLEGHINWQMRLSNFSELEIAIGEIVLGNVDSNGYLQASIEELQSMVQASDAEIESTIKRIQRLDPVGIAARDPQECLLVQMDVLGYDDPILVSLVTDHLEDLEKNRYKPLARKFKISMEELKEYLDMMQTLDPMPGTNFSSTEPHYVSPDVFVYKYGEDFVIILNEDGLPRLQMNAFYMDSMKGAANKEKEYFQEKMRSAAWLMKSLYQRQRTLYKVVESIVGFQRNFFEEGVTKLKPLILKEVAEDIEMHESTVSRITTSKYVSTPHGIFELKFFFNSALDLNDGSQVGSESVKALIKRMIADEDTKKPLSDERIGEILQDELDVNIARRTVAKYRSAMGIPSSSKRKQYF; translated from the coding sequence ATGGGATTGGAACTCAGACAACAACTCAAGCTTTCTCAACAACTGGTTATGACTCCACAGTTGCAGCAGGCAATAAAACTGCTGCAACTTTCACGTCTTGAGTTGCTTGAAACTGTTCAGCAAGAACTTATGGAAAATCCTTTTCTTGAAGAAAAGGAAACAGAAGCAGATGTTTCTGAACCTGCCGAAGTCCTTACTGAATCTCAAGCTGAGGAAGAACTGGTCCGCAATGCCGATTGGGAAAATTATCTCGGCGAATTTTCAAGCACTTCAAAGCAGGCGACCGGACGAGATTCAGAAATCCCGGAAGAGGGCATGTCCTTTGAGGCCCGCCTTGCTTCCAAGCCATCCCTTGAAGGGCACATCAATTGGCAGATGCGTCTTTCCAATTTTTCCGAACTCGAAATTGCTATTGGTGAAATAGTTCTCGGAAATGTTGATTCAAATGGGTATTTGCAAGCTTCTATCGAAGAGCTTCAATCAATGGTTCAGGCTTCGGATGCAGAAATTGAATCCACTATTAAGCGTATTCAGCGCCTCGATCCGGTAGGAATCGCCGCACGAGATCCACAAGAATGTTTGCTCGTTCAGATGGACGTTCTTGGCTATGATGATCCTATTCTTGTTTCATTAGTTACCGATCATCTGGAAGATCTGGAAAAGAATCGGTACAAGCCATTGGCCCGCAAGTTTAAGATTTCTATGGAAGAGCTCAAAGAATATCTGGACATGATGCAGACTCTTGATCCCATGCCCGGGACAAATTTTTCAAGTACTGAGCCTCATTACGTCAGTCCGGATGTCTTCGTTTATAAATATGGTGAAGATTTTGTCATCATCCTTAATGAAGATGGGTTACCTCGTTTGCAGATGAATGCTTTTTATATGGACTCCATGAAAGGTGCTGCCAATAAGGAAAAAGAATATTTTCAGGAAAAGATGCGATCTGCCGCATGGCTTATGAAAAGTCTGTACCAGCGTCAGAGAACATTGTATAAAGTAGTTGAGAGTATTGTCGGCTTTCAGAGAAACTTTTTTGAAGAAGGTGTGACAAAGCTCAAACCCCTGATCCTCAAGGAGGTAGCCGAGGACATTGAGATGCATGAATCCACGGTGAGCCGTATTACAACCAGTAAATATGTCTCAACTCCACATGGTATTTTTGAATTGAAGTTTTTCTTCAACTCAGCCTTGGATTTGAACGATGGTTCGCAGGTGGGTTCAGAGAGCGTCAAAGCGCTCATCAAGAGAATGATTGCAGATGAAGACACGAAAAAACCGCTCAGTGATGAACGGATAGGCGAAATACTTCAAGATGAACTTGATGTGAATATCGCTCGACGTACTGTCGCAAAATACCGTTCCGCCATGGGTATCCCGTCTTCATCAAAACGCAAGCAGTATTTTTAA
- the lptB gene encoding LPS export ABC transporter ATP-binding protein gives MAEGLRAANLSKRYGQKEVVHGISLELNPKEVVGLLGPNGAGKTTTFYMLVGIVEPNTGNVALDGVDLTEKPLHERARMGVSYLPQESSIFRKLTVRQNLEIILEQTSMSTKQQNARADELMEMFTITKLADQAAMYLSGGERRRLEIARALILDPQFILLDEPFAGIDPIAVIDIQEIISVLKSMGIGILISDHNVRETLNICDRAYLVYEGNVILEGSPEEIVQNSRARQIYLGEDFRL, from the coding sequence ATGGCAGAAGGACTGCGAGCAGCAAACCTATCCAAACGATACGGCCAGAAAGAGGTCGTGCATGGCATCAGTCTGGAATTAAATCCCAAGGAAGTTGTCGGGCTGCTTGGCCCTAACGGTGCGGGCAAGACCACAACCTTTTATATGCTCGTCGGCATTGTCGAGCCAAATACTGGGAATGTGGCTTTGGATGGAGTAGATTTGACAGAAAAACCGCTTCATGAACGAGCTCGCATGGGAGTCAGCTATTTGCCGCAAGAGAGTTCCATTTTCCGAAAGCTGACAGTACGCCAGAATCTTGAAATCATTCTTGAGCAAACGTCCATGTCTACAAAACAGCAGAATGCTCGTGCTGATGAATTGATGGAAATGTTCACCATTACCAAGCTCGCAGATCAGGCTGCCATGTATCTGTCTGGTGGAGAACGACGGCGTCTTGAAATAGCCCGTGCGCTTATACTTGATCCTCAATTTATTCTTTTGGATGAACCCTTTGCCGGTATTGATCCTATTGCTGTTATCGACATTCAGGAGATCATTTCCGTGCTGAAAAGCATGGGGATTGGTATTTTGATTTCAGACCATAATGTTCGAGAAACACTCAATATTTGTGACAGAGCGTACCTCGTTTACGAAGGCAATGTCATTCTTGAGGGTTCCCCCGAAGAAATCGTTCAGAACAGTCGTGCCCGTCAAATTTATCTGGGTGAAGATTTCCGACTGTAA
- the lptA gene encoding lipopolysaccharide transport periplasmic protein LptA gives MKNIYALTTLLLLVVLTLPSVVMAEEWGEIREATVNLNVRERPDKESEHILTLAKGQRVKVDFIKNGWATIFNLTEADRDQSKAIGYANVKYLELVVVPTPEPVLVPPEKTSVQPEAVANAKSGDGEVKASAAVAPKDDPAKIGIDPSRMPVKISSDRMTYDESGKVVSFVGNVVAEHGQLTLWANNLSAYLSSKSGKKFTADSVDRIIAEGDVKAQKGTAEGTCGKLTYFVNDQLLQMEQNPLLQDGPNSLTGEIIKFNIKDNRSEVVGGKGQRVKAIFMTPGNMKVQ, from the coding sequence ATGAAGAATATATATGCGCTGACGACCTTGCTTCTGTTGGTCGTGTTAACTCTCCCTTCCGTGGTTATGGCCGAGGAATGGGGTGAAATTCGTGAGGCAACCGTTAATCTCAATGTTCGAGAGCGTCCTGACAAAGAGAGCGAACATATTCTCACCCTGGCAAAAGGCCAGCGGGTCAAGGTTGATTTTATCAAGAATGGGTGGGCAACAATTTTTAATCTGACAGAAGCCGATCGAGACCAGAGCAAGGCTATAGGCTATGCCAATGTGAAGTATCTCGAGTTGGTTGTCGTTCCCACTCCTGAACCTGTTTTAGTCCCTCCTGAAAAGACTTCGGTTCAGCCTGAGGCTGTTGCGAACGCCAAAAGTGGCGATGGTGAAGTCAAAGCGTCAGCGGCTGTTGCCCCTAAGGATGATCCTGCCAAAATCGGCATAGATCCGAGCCGAATGCCAGTAAAAATTTCGTCTGATCGTATGACATATGATGAATCCGGCAAGGTTGTTTCCTTTGTTGGGAATGTTGTCGCCGAACACGGTCAGTTAACTTTGTGGGCCAACAACTTGTCAGCGTATCTTTCTTCCAAGAGCGGTAAAAAGTTTACGGCAGACAGCGTTGACCGCATCATTGCGGAAGGGGATGTCAAAGCCCAAAAGGGGACAGCAGAAGGCACCTGTGGCAAACTGACATATTTTGTGAATGATCAGTTGTTACAAATGGAACAGAATCCATTGCTGCAAGATGGCCCCAATAGTTTGACCGGAGAAATTATCAAGTTCAACATCAAGGACAATCGTTCCGAAGTGGTGGGCGGAAAAGGCCAACGTGTCAAAGCGATTTTTATGACTCCCGGCAACATGAAGGTGCAATAA
- the lptC gene encoding LPS export ABC transporter periplasmic protein LptC, translating into MMKRRPALMLVLIFAVGLVVGITVNSVFFADPIIEPDSTQKSSSKSRKRLLEEADVTAEDIELVQGKQGNLSWKLLAKTAKYNQEQGLIGVERPQLTAYFGEDRKEVYVRADRGEVDQANDNLTMYDGVSGRFGDLALDAQQLDYVGAIDKVYLKGGVTVRRSDMTIQAKAIEIDLVTRQLVAAGGVTALLAPEGLKKNPLNEDEE; encoded by the coding sequence ATGATGAAAAGGCGTCCGGCGCTGATGCTTGTTCTCATATTTGCCGTAGGTCTCGTTGTCGGGATTACGGTCAATTCTGTGTTCTTTGCTGATCCGATCATTGAACCGGATTCAACACAAAAGAGTAGTTCCAAATCGCGAAAACGTTTGCTTGAAGAAGCTGATGTTACAGCCGAGGATATTGAGCTCGTACAGGGCAAACAGGGTAACCTGTCATGGAAATTACTTGCAAAAACAGCAAAATACAATCAAGAACAAGGGCTTATCGGTGTTGAACGCCCTCAATTGACGGCTTATTTCGGTGAAGATCGTAAGGAAGTGTATGTCCGGGCAGACCGTGGCGAGGTTGATCAGGCCAATGATAACCTGACAATGTACGACGGCGTATCTGGTCGATTTGGTGACCTTGCCCTTGATGCCCAACAACTTGATTATGTTGGGGCGATTGATAAAGTATATCTCAAGGGCGGTGTGACTGTACGTCGTTCTGATATGACCATACAGGCCAAAGCGATAGAGATTGATCTTGTGACCCGTCAACTCGTGGCTGCCGGAGGTGTAACAGCATTGCTGGCCCCCGAGGGACTTAAAAAGAATCCATTGAATGAAGACGAGGAGTGA
- a CDS encoding KdsC family phosphatase: protein MPDNTTKLAQNIKLLVLDVDGVLTDGGLYYGDDGIVMKRFHVQDGLGIKLAQAVGLEIGVITGLNQKPVEKRIRELGIAHYYAGKHDKAPLFEEICENVGVSLSEAAFMGDDWIDLGVMNVAGLAMSVPNGVPEVIEAADWISTRKGGDGAVREAIAFILEARGLKDKALKQWAE, encoded by the coding sequence GTGCCTGATAACACGACGAAGCTCGCACAAAACATCAAGCTGCTTGTTCTCGACGTGGACGGTGTCCTCACTGACGGCGGCCTGTATTATGGTGACGACGGGATTGTCATGAAACGTTTTCATGTTCAAGATGGTCTCGGTATAAAATTGGCACAAGCAGTAGGCCTCGAAATAGGTGTCATCACAGGATTAAACCAGAAGCCTGTCGAAAAGCGTATCCGAGAATTGGGTATTGCCCATTATTATGCTGGAAAGCACGACAAAGCACCGCTTTTTGAAGAGATATGCGAAAACGTTGGTGTATCTTTGTCTGAAGCCGCGTTTATGGGCGACGATTGGATTGATCTTGGTGTTATGAATGTGGCCGGATTAGCCATGAGTGTCCCCAATGGTGTGCCCGAAGTCATAGAGGCAGCAGACTGGATTTCCACTCGCAAGGGTGGGGACGGAGCCGTCAGAGAAGCCATCGCGTTTATCCTTGAAGCTCGTGGGCTCAAAGATAAAGCTTTAAAGCAGTGGGCAGAATGA
- the kdsA gene encoding 3-deoxy-8-phosphooctulonate synthase, whose protein sequence is MADLYQASRSGPFILAGPCAIESREIVLQTAGTLAELAAKLDIPLVFKSSFDKANRTSVTSFRGPGMEKGLEILAEVKRTTGLPVVTDIHHPEQAAPVGEVADVLQIPAFLCRQTDLLVAAAKTGRVINIKKGQFLAPWDMKNAVEKVRASGNEQVWLTERGSTYGYNNLVVDMRSIPQMQGFDVPVVMDATHSVQLPGGLGGMSDGQREYVPVLASAAVAAGVNGVFMEVHPDPDKALCDGPNSLPLDKVEPLLIRLKALWELNRA, encoded by the coding sequence ATGGCAGACCTTTATCAAGCAAGCAGGTCCGGTCCGTTTATTCTGGCCGGTCCCTGCGCCATTGAAAGTCGGGAAATAGTACTCCAGACGGCTGGCACTCTGGCCGAACTGGCTGCAAAGCTGGATATTCCGCTTGTCTTCAAAAGTTCTTTTGATAAGGCAAATCGGACTTCTGTGACGAGCTTTCGTGGTCCCGGCATGGAAAAGGGGTTGGAAATACTTGCTGAAGTAAAGAGAACTACGGGCTTGCCCGTGGTCACCGATATTCACCACCCGGAGCAGGCTGCTCCGGTTGGCGAAGTGGCGGATGTGCTTCAGATTCCGGCTTTCTTGTGTCGCCAGACTGATTTGCTTGTCGCTGCCGCTAAAACCGGCAGGGTTATCAATATCAAAAAAGGCCAGTTTCTGGCCCCCTGGGACATGAAAAACGCTGTGGAAAAGGTCCGAGCCTCCGGCAACGAGCAGGTCTGGTTGACCGAACGTGGTTCCACTTACGGATACAATAATCTCGTCGTGGACATGCGTTCCATCCCGCAAATGCAGGGCTTCGATGTCCCCGTAGTCATGGATGCCACTCATTCAGTTCAGTTACCAGGTGGGCTTGGTGGTATGTCCGACGGTCAACGTGAATATGTTCCAGTACTCGCTTCTGCCGCAGTCGCAGCGGGGGTCAACGGTGTATTCATGGAAGTACATCCCGATCCTGACAAGGCACTTTGTGATGGCCCGAACAGTCTCCCACTGGATAAAGTGGAGCCATTGCTTATTCGTCTGAAGGCGCTGTGGGAGTTGAATCGTGCCTGA